Genomic segment of Pseudodesulfovibrio sp. JC047:
TTCCGGACACGCACCCATGCAAGTACCGCAACGGCGGCAACGGGTGGGATTCGGCTTTGGTGTCCCCTTTTCATCATCATCCAAAGCGCCAAATGGGCATTCCTCGGTGCACCGTTTACACTGTGTGCAACGCGTGAAATTGAACTCGGGGAAGCTCAAGTCGCCTGAACGGGGATGAACGGACATGCCTCGGTTGGAGGACTCAATGCACTGAATGGCTTTGAGCGCTGCACCGGCTGCATCCTCTGCGGCGAGACCGAGTCCCATGGGCTGACGCACGCAACCAGCGGCGTACACGCCTGTACGGCGGGTCTCGTAGGGGAAGCAAATGTAGTTGGAATCAGCAAAACCATCGAACAATTCGAGATCCGGGAACGCTGGCCCCTGACGATACACGAAGTTCATGGTCGGATTCGCCGCAGTGGTCGGGACAATGGCTGTGGGAACCACGACCATGTCGGCGGCCAGCTCAATCTCGGCACCCAACAGGGTATCCTTGGCCTTGATGATGACAGAGCTGCCGACTTCATTGACACCAGTGACGGTGCCCTTTGTCAGCATGATACCCGGATCATCCTGTGCGGCCTGATAATATTTTTCATTGATGCCAGGCACCATCATATTATCATAGATAATGTATGCGGTGGAATTCGGAGCCAGTTCACGCACATAATTGGCATGTTTCAAAGCGACCAGAGAGGTGATCTCCGAGCTGTATGCCAAATGCTTGGCGGACTCCTTGTCCTCGTACACGAACTCTTCACAGGCATCTTCGTCACTGCTGTCGTCGCAGGGAAGTTCCTCTTCACAAGCCTCGCCACATGGATCGTAGGAAACGCCGTCCATAAGGAGCGAAGTATCCACGATAAAGGCCACTGAAGACGGCGTGCGTCCGTCAGCGGTCTTGATGCTGCCGTTGGCTGCCATCAACTCGAATTCGCCAGCGGTCACAACGTTCTTGATGGAGCCGTAACCGAGTGGTGCGAGGAATTCGGTCTTGCCAGGAACAAAACCGGTGGCCATGACGACCGCGCCGACTTCGTACTCTGAACCACCGATAGTCGCAGTGTACTGCGCCGGAGAACCGGCAAGAGCTTCGACAGTCGCGCCAGTGATAACCTGAATTTTGTCGTTGGACTCGATCTCATTGATGAGAGCGGCCACGTCAATGGTTTCCGCCCGGTTTCCGAACGGGGCGCCCAGCGGATAGGATTTGTACATCATGGCGGCCTTGCCACCAAGTTTGTCA
This window contains:
- a CDS encoding hydrogenase iron-sulfur subunit, with product MAEKLGVYICGGCDIGANLDVDALAEFAANGKHSSCVAVAKSNPVLCSPEGKAMIEADIAEHGLDGVVCCACSPRAKWDVFKFGDTVQVERVSLREQCVWSYEEDPQFPGQMEVIAKDYTNMGIVKLVNSRIPEPEFPDAYKTIMVVGGGYTGMNAALNAAKVGYSVLLVEQDDKLGGKAAMMYKSYPLGAPFGNRAETIDVAALINEIESNDKIQVITGATVEALAGSPAQYTATIGGSEYEVGAVVMATGFVPGKTEFLAPLGYGSIKNVVTAGEFELMAANGSIKTADGRTPSSVAFIVDTSLLMDGVSYDPCGEACEEELPCDDSSDEDACEEFVYEDKESAKHLAYSSEITSLVALKHANYVRELAPNSTAYIIYDNMMVPGINEKYYQAAQDDPGIMLTKGTVTGVNEVGSSVIIKAKDTLLGAEIELAADMVVVPTAIVPTTAANPTMNFVYRQGPAFPDLELFDGFADSNYICFPYETRRTGVYAAGCVRQPMGLGLAAEDAAGAALKAIQCIESSNRGMSVHPRSGDLSFPEFNFTRCTQCKRCTEECPFGALDDDEKGTPKPNPTRCRRCGTCMGACPERVISFANYGVNQIGQAIKEVKVPDTLEEGGPRIIVLACENDAYPALDMAAMRGKHWSPYVRFLPVRCLGSVNAIWVADAMSKGVDGVMMLGCKYGDDYQCHFVKGSELCNRRKENIAESLGRLGVEPERVEQYEVSIDMYDQVPAMIDEFVENITTNFGPNPFKGY